The Theileria annulata chromosome 3, complete sequence, *** SEQUENCING IN PROGRESS *** genome has a segment encoding these proteins:
- a CDS encoding uncharacterized protein (note;~Tap-24g11.q1c.C.cand.97 - score = 65.60), with protein MLTSEILNAVFAAQEGNPKASQLLYGLVENQDAGNHTPEELVNKLTYSSDLLLSLVNLSESVPNDFLITFLQKSTNTVTKEKYSEFINLLRFYGYTLLVKFVENNWQISPKPLKSQCKLHIQSLFSNYRVDNGNADISNSSNSINNIGVRNSNFIEDRNSPTVKGVDSINTVLSEYSLLVNQKVSQYISTIAIREWPTEWNELIPSIISSLNRLFISFESDYKNNLRNKNELLSENHQLMNELIVFWGLIVEISAEIRECLDVTLLHKRRIQISNLIKSYVYDIFITIHRAIVLGIATKPQLSKLILSIFRNLSSILDGFIFVTFDVDVFLLNNLNSDNASDVVQTLSNLCLDLSHKRIKHLNTIPEFDLSNEQLYITKLERFLKNLVIISQKLSIQLAVDQSIDQSQVNLTQSQLLLNQSQVTVNVLQMCQGFRNLMEKNSNYILENVNAEVIKLVFDYVMCRLIMHPSVEVSTCSLNASSLLLRRISSIKLKKGENILQKLSWLDHKKFLLILFIRSLKLGNPIINPIITQYNLYTRLPILDPIIHNITSQQTNMGDTDYGISSMREWIRLLTEYGMVDDEISVGQMKSFEARFAALRSSILHCCSLLAIVSPEYMRELISIVGELLSRFCGELEQDCIGHCCNYRKNEKILNYTCDKYILFDGILFILESIIFRLRSNTIDLNNNSHTNGNGNGVNWLSVDLYKNLTINLTPYNSGDWLVMCNMLIMKLMSLELCKSHKYMLDIRRLDCLSTLSILFLYNGQYIGVVIEFVVNKILFELHQNISNLNKCALQCLVVFCKNCKHLLVPFIDVIVSKIHHCLLIVTNDNSKDLLIESLISLITLSNNGVDTHNSVTNNLVPNSSMNNSVTNNSVNISPNGSPVNNQLTNGSVNGSSVNMMIWNIMSNYVNELRLVYEKVCVNGVNSENLYRYLFDDLDNDANRKHLHRIINILYSIIKKINITNTINGGIANGTNNTQSNSSVMNGDENNPVSVLEELYRMVLDILMSFVNFWKFDFFDKNIVRKTILSPGKDEWLSLQGYNEALANEDNLELIVETVFPIPDTQNKNTIRSIRRYIYILRQSTLKLLGAIIQHYSNCSSSIQLDEKFDEYVIGIIEWIPVFYLYQIIKHTLSPCILNLKQINIIITKLQQRINHEFLSLRLFKSHNSQTHNSNVDGVEEKIIQLYYLKVYACIDCSNEILSLILFLIKSLPNTNAVTNNSTVTFNNTPNSVGVNSGLVEEERLRSILLCLSSSLVWPHGRIVSESLRILRIYAKIAPQLDTQLHSKYLYQLILYLNKQILLPREFNPIEIGGGNSNGYDSVKEFVNTICCLYESLVKCFPNTKIIQDEEVNLNELVSSEHIFETLKLFTPFFGEQDCIIFVKYILMQKSIDSRSLMRNRINQILKINNYDFAKQFNCSILEPKPTSNEEEEDILGNDILYLLFE; from the exons atgttaaCATCTGAGATTCTGAACGCGGTGTTTGCCGCGCAGGAAGGTAACCCTAAAGCAAGCCAATTGTTATACGGACTTGTGGAGAATCAGGACGCTGGCAATCATACACCCGAAGAACTTGTAAATAAGTTAACTTATTCTTCCGATTTATTACTTTCACTTGTAAACTTATCTGAATCAGTCCCAAATGACTTCTTAATCActtttttacaaaaatcGACAAATACAGTTACAAAGGAGAAATATTCCGAATTCATAAACCTACTTCGTTTCTACGGGTATACACTATTGGTCAAATTTGTCGAAAATAACTGGCAAATCTCACCAAAACCACTTAAATCACAATGTAAACTACATATACAATCTCTCTTCTCGAATTATAGAGTGGATAATGGTAATGCGGatattagtaatagtagtaatagtataaataatattggTGTAAGaaatagtaattttattgaaGATCGTAATTCACCCACCGTTAAGGGAGTTGATTCTATTAATACAGTATTGAGCGAGTATTCTCTATTAGTGAATCAAAAGGTATCGCAGTATATAAGTACAATAGCAATAAGAGAATGGCCCACAGAATGGAACGAATTGATACCCTCAATCATAAGTTCATTAAATAgattatttatatcattcGAGTCAGATtataagaataatttaagaaataaaaatgaactATTGAGTGAAAATCATCAGTTGATGAATGAATTGATAGTATTTTGGGGTTTAATAGTTGAGATATCAGCAGAGATCCGTGAATGTCTTGATGTTACATTACTCCATAAGCGTAGAATTCAAATTTCTAACCTTATCAAATCATACGTTtatgatatttttattacaaTCCACCGAGCAATTGTACTTGGAATCGCTACAAAACCGCAACTAAGTAAACtcattttatcaattttcCGTAACCTTTCCTCAATTCTTGATGGGTTCATCTTTGTGACTTTTGACGTAGATGTGTTTTTACTTAATAATCTCAATTCAGATAATGCGTCAGATGTTGTACAAACACTTAGTAATCTCTGCTTAGACTTATCTCATAAACGaattaaacatttaaataCTATACCAGAATTCGACCTGTCAAACGAACAGCTGTATATTACAAAGCTAGAAcgatttttaaaaaatctaGTCATAATATCACAAAAATTGTCCATTCAATTAGCAGTAGATCAATCAATTGACCAATCACAAGTTAATTTGACACAGTcacaattattattgaatCAATCACAGGTGACGGTGAATGTATTACAGATGTGCCAAGGATTTAGAAACCTAATGGAGAAGAatagtaattatatactagAAAATGTTAACGCAGAAGTTATCAAATTAGTATTTGATTATGTAATGTGTAGACTAATAATGCATCCATCAGTGGAAGTGTCAACGTGTAGTTTAAACGCAAGTTCACTGCTATTACGTAGAATCTCGTCAATCAAGTTAAAAAAGGGCGAAAATATCTTGCAAAAACTAAGTTGGCTGGACCATAAGAAGTTTTTGCTAATTTTGTTCATAAGATCACTAAAGCTGGGAAATCCAATCATAAATCCCATAATAACACAATACAACCTGTACACTAGGTTGCCCATACTGGATCCAATAATACACAATATCACAAGTCAACAAACTAATATGGGTGATACGGATTACGGAATATCGAGTATGAGGGAGTGGATTAGGTTATTGACGGAGTATGGTATGGTGGACGACGAGATATCAGTGGGCCAGATGAAGAGTTTTGAAGCGCGTTTTGCAGCATTGCGTTCAAGTATTTTGCACTGCTGTTCATTATTGGCGATTGTTAGCCCTGAATACATGCGTGAACTGATATCAATAGTTGGTGAGTTGTTATCAAGGTTCTGTGGAGAACTGGAGCAGGATTGTATCGGACATTGTTGTAACTATagaaaaaatgaaaaaatattaaattacacctgtgataaatatatactattcGACGGCATACTGTTCATTCTGGAGTCCATCATCTTCAGACTCCGTAGCAACACCATCGATCTCAATAATAATAGCCACACGAATGGGAATGGAAACGGAGTTAATTGGTTATCTGTGgatttgtataaaaatttaacaataaacTTGACACCATATAACAGCGGTGACTGGCTAGTGATGTGTAACATGCTAATAATGAAGTTGATGAGTTTAGAGTTGTGTAAATCGCACAAGTATATGTTGGATATTCGAAGATTAGACTGTTTGTCAACTTTATCGatattgtttttatataacGGACAATATATAGGTGTAGTAATTGAGTTTGTGGTTAATAAAATCTTATTTGAGCTTCATCAgaatatttcaaatttaaataaatgtgcACTTCAATGTCTGGTTGTTTTCTGCAAAAATTGTAAACATTTACTCGTACCATTTATTGACGTAATTGTCTCCAAAATCCACCATTGCCTGCTCATCGTTACTAATGACAATTCCAAAGATTTACTCATCGAATCTCTAATTTCACTCATTACTCTCTCTAATAATGGAGTTGATACCCATAATTCAGTAACTAACAATTTAGTACCTAATAGTTCAATGAATAATTCAGTAACTAATAACTCAGTTAATATTTCACCAAATGGTAGTCCAGTAAATAACCAATTAACTAATGGATCAGTAAACGGTAGTTCTGTGAATATGATGATTTGGAATATAATGAGTAATTATGTGAATGAATTGAGGTTAGTATATGAAAAGGTATGCGTGAATGGAGTTAATAGTGAGAATTTATACAGGTATTTGTTCGATGACCTAGATAATGATGCTAACCGGAAACACCTACACCGTATCATCAATATTCTCTACTCgataattaaaaaaattaatataacaaatacGATTAATGGCGGCATCGCAAATGGCACTAATAACACGCAGTCTAATAGTAGTGTTATGAATGGTGATGAAAACAACCCTGTTAGTGTGTTGGAAGAGTTGTATAGGATGGTCTTGGATATCTTGATGAGCTTTGTTAATTTCTGGAAATTCGATTTCTTCGACAAGAATATAGTCAGAAAGACAATATTGAGTCCAGGAAAAGATGAATGGTTGTCATTACAAGGGTATAATGAAGCATTGGCAAACGAAGATAACCTAGAATTAATAGTTGAAACAGTTTTCCCGATACCAGATAcacaaaataaaaatacaatacGTTCCATAAGACGTTATATCTATATTCTGAGACAATCGACATTAAAGTTATTGGGCGCAATTATACAACATTACAGTAATTGTTCGAGCAGTATACAACTGGACGAGAAGTTTGATGAGTATGTAATTGGAATAATCGAGTGGATTCCAGTATTCtatttatatcaaataataaagcATACATTATCGCcttgtatattaaatttgaagcaaattaatattattattactaaacTTCAGCAAAGAATTAATCACGAGTTTCTATCTCTAAGGTTATTCAAATCGCACAACTCACAAACCCATAATAGCAATGTTGATGGAGTTGAGGAAAAAATCatacaattatattatttaaaggTCTATGCCTGCATCGATTGCTCTAATGAAATCTTGTCACTCATTTTATTCCTCATCAAATCTCTTCCCAACACTAACGCAGTTACTAATAATTCTACTGTAACTTTCAATAATACACCCAACTCAGTTGGTGTTAACAGTGGTTTGGTGGAAGAAGAGAGGTTGAGAAGTATATTATTGTGTTTATCAAGTTCACTAGTATGGCCACATGGAAGAATCGTAAGTGAGTCATTGAGGATTTTAAGAATTTATGCTAAAATTGCACCTCAACTTGATACTCAGTTACACtccaaatatttatatcaacTCATTCTATACctaaataaacaaatacTACTACCAAg GGAGTTTAATCCAATAGAAATTGGAGGTGGTAATAGTAACGGTTATGATAGCGTAAAGGAGTTTGTGAATACAATTTGCTGTTTATATGAATCACTAGTCAAATGTTTTCCAAACACCAAGATCATACAAGATGAAGAAGTTAACCTGAATGAGCTGGTGTCATCAGAACATATATTCGAGACGCTAAAGCTATTTACACCCTTCTTCGGGGAACAAgattgtataatatttgtaaagTATATTCTAATGCAAAAATCAATAGACTCAAGATCACTAATGAGAAATagaataaatcaaattctaaag ATTAATAACTATGATTTCGCAAAACAATTCAACTGCAGTATCTTGGAACCCAAACCTACCTcaa ATGAAGAGGAGGAAGATATCTTGGGAAACGATatactttatttattatttgaataa
- a CDS encoding uncharacterized protein (note;~Tap-24g11.q1c.cand.153 - score = 8.86;~1 probable transmembrane helix predicted for TA04220 by TMHMM2.0 at aa 101-119) — translation MNFDNAYNSSRDPIPGFNMSRVQGVENFKRNEHFLYLKQEFDPDHASNDPNSNPKSSNFNSKTSKTPNFTSGSEKFSKVRQYIQENKDLKSIARGNKATKLAFLGVSVVFCIACSIGLYW, via the coding sequence ATGAATTTCGATAACGCTTATAATTCTTCTAGGGATCCCATTCCCGGCTTTAATATGAGTCGCGTTCAAGGTGTAGAGAATTTTAAACGAAACGAACACTTTTTATACCTTAAACAGGAATTTGATCCTGATCACGCTTCAAATGATCCAAATTCTAACCCCAAATCATCTAATTTCAACTCCAAAACATCTAAAACACCTAACTTCACTAGTGGATCCGAGAAGTTCTCAAAGGTTAGACAATATATTCAGGAGAATAAGGATTTGAAATCAATTGCTAGAGGCAACAAAGCAACCAAATTGGCCTTTCTTGGCGTATCTGTTGTTTTCTGTATTGCCTGCTCTATTGGACTCTACTGGTGA
- a CDS encoding uncharacterized protein (note;~Tap-24g11.q1c.C.cand.96 - score = 47.46;~1 probable transmembrane helix predicted for TA04225 by TMHMM2.0 at aa 32-51;~Signal anchor predicted for TA04225 by SignalP 2.0 HMM (Signal peptide probability 0.005, signal anchor probability 0.813) with cleavage site probability 0.001 between residues 48 and 49): MERFKLIELFKFLIKIGNLFFINKFAYKRSKWICVLMNIVILFYFLVSRFIQLQLVPISLSFILNGYLASYNGMICSNYSELFKRLGSEFNVQYDRPKHWKVSELRELVNEVYSLYSALYLSVNVYNSKLGPELSNLYNSLRKLLILLSNELVRPKGIDIDNLVHIDIYNDFNNVKDPNAKDVSVEKLTRELPSEIYINFLSLVHSENSKLVNDQHVMQVLIEFPDLTFFEQIVSHSNNLFNICNVLSLEGMKEHSRGFISHFFSHPNYAFGNLTFLRSLLIYKFKAVHNRIVANKLTGEVIDTLFIPHSNFLNSLQREKINSKLIPRSSNTDTISLLFGSDIYCKVMDGYRGVKNVLVYAGPNAACYEFHAFQSEIPTLVEAGNSIILFNYTSVANSIGLPKITNITRNNSFLINHILNHYNISDGNGNNNNLSSDRNTNVASLSDSAEDGMKINYYGFSLGGFFTLKMCKGSEMRFMVFNKTFGDMRNLSMSMVGKFVGPLLPLFNLSSNTIDEFYRLKTNKIITVDINDEIIPIKCSLPNELIKRLLLPGINKLTKSFIDYKFKTLQIINNSINSTNPHNSSNSNNSINSDNVNSSENVMEKLMCTKDILNVLMYNINSIGESLLNLLESGSENNLKDEISSTNEFFTKLLVYGSIPNNCVSGYANILKRKKFEPYSLCNLYNILSQLQLNTNYFSTCSKLSESNTMRYNMTESQEKYNSGEYDRKDSDKRESRLIKVPVKVAVYFSVLLEGNTIVISKDNDYYLDFSSVTENTCEASHVYKFLKNDLKNFGIPKIHLTPIKLLAYFRLYSIVNVFYTMNKVKNIVDQFEEVEDINSLYELVKIFLYNFVQLLIEEPFGELTTVEETAGSVSYEFQLNKLRNEYQKFGVVIPEFVGHNEQNPHTLSLIKDLIKNL, from the coding sequence ATGGAGAGattcaaattaatagaattatttaaatttttgataaaaatcGGAAACctattttttatcaataaATTTGCATACAAAAGGTCAAAATGGATATGTGTTCTAATGAATATAGTCATTTTGTTCTATTTTCTAGTTTCAAGGTTCATTCAACTACAATTGGTGCCAATATCATTGTCgtttatattaaatggaTACCTGGCAAGCTATAACGGAATGATCTGTAGCAACTACTCTGAGCTATTCAAAAGACTAGGCTCTGAGTTTAACGTACAATACGACAGACCAAAGCATTGGAAAGTTTCTGAATTAAGGGAATTGGTGAATGAAGTTTATTCGTTGTATTCAGCACTTTATTTATCAGTTAATGTTTACAACTCAAAGCTTGGACCCGAACTTTCAAATCTGTATAATAGTCTCAGGAAACTTTTGATCTTACTCTCAAACGAACTTGTAAGACCAAAAGGTATTGACATTGATAATTTAGTCCACATTGATATTTACAACGATTTCAATAACGTCAAAGATCCCAACGCTAAGGATGTTAGCGTAGAAAAGCTGACTAGAGAATTACCAAGTgaaatttacataaattttCTCTCACTGGTCCATTCCGAGAATAGCAAATTAGTGAATGATCAACATGTAATGCAAGTTTTAATTGAGTTTCCAGACTTAACGTTCTTTGAGCAAATTGTGTCACACTCAAATAACCTGTTCAATATTTGTAACGTATTAAGTTTGGAAGGCATGAAAGAACATTCCAGAGGTTTTATATCACATTTCTTTTCCCATCCAAACTACGCTTTCGGGAATTTAACCTTTCTTAGATCACTACtgatttataaattcaaagCTGTGCATAACAGAATTGTTGCCAATAAATTAACTGGTGAAGTTATTGACACACTGTTCATTCCACACAGTAATTTTCTCAACTCACTACAACgtgaaaaaattaacagTAAATTGATACCAAGATCGAGTAATACCGACACtattagtttattatttggtTCGGATATATATTGTAAGGTAATGGATGGGTATAGAGGAGTGAAGAACGTATTGGTGTATGCTGGACCTAATGCCGCGTGTTATGAGTTTCATGCATTTCAATCTGAGATACCAACCTTAGTTGAAGCTGGAAACTCAATAATACTCTTTAATTATACCTCTGTAGCCAATTCTATTGGTCTACCCAAAATCACGAACATCACTAGAAATAACAGTTTCCTGATCAATCATATTCTTAACCATTATAACATCTCTGATGGTAATGGTAATAATAACAACCTTAGTAGTGACAGAAATACTAATGTTGCCAGCTTAAGTGATAGTGCAGAGGATGGAATgaagataaattattatggaTTCAGTTTGGGTGGATTTTTCACATTGAAGATGTGTAAGGGTAGTGAGATGAGGTTTATGGTCTTTAATAAGACATTTGGAGATATGAGGAATTTATCAATGAGTATGGTCGGTAAGTTTGTAGGTCCCCTGTTGCCTCTTTTTAACCTTAGCTCCAATACCATAGATGAATTTTATAGACTAAAAAccaataaaattattacgGTCGATATCAACGATGAAATCATACCAATTAAGTGCAGTCTTCCAAACGAACTCATAAAACGTCTACTGCTACCTGgaattaacaaattaactaaatcCTTCATCGACTATAAATTCAAAACACTGCAAATTATCAACAATTCCATCAACTCTACGAACCCACATAATTCGAGTAACTCAAATAACTCGATTAACAGTGATAATGTTAATAGTTCGGAGAATGTTAtggaaaaattaatgtgtaCTAAAGATATATTGAACGTGttaatgtataatataaattcaattgGCGAGTCGTTATTAAATCTGTTGGAAAGCGGATCTGAAAATAACTTAAAGGATGAAATTTCAAGTACAAACGAGTTCTTTACGAAGCTTTTAGTATACGGAAGTATACCAAATAATTGTGTTTCAGGTTACGCAAATATTTTGAAACGGAAGAAATTCGAGCCCTATTCACTGTGTAACCTCTACAATATACTCTCACAGTTACAATTAAACACTAATTACTTCTCAACATGTTCGAAACTGAGCGAATCCAACACTATGAGATATAATATGACTGAGTCACAGGAAAAATACAATTCAGGTGAATACGATAGAAAGGATTCTGATAAAAGAGAATCTAGGTTAATAAAGGTGCCTGTGAAGGTGGCGGTATATTTTAGTGTGTTATTGGAGGGTAATACAATAGTGATTTCCAAGGATAATGATTATTATTTGGATTTCTCATCAGTGACTGAAAACACTTGTGAAGCCTCTCACGTGTACAAGTTTTTAAAGAACGATTTGAAGAATTTCGGGATCCCAAAGATACACTTAACGCCCATTAAACTTCTCGCCTATTTTAGACTCTACTCAATCGTTAACGTCTTCTACACCATGAACAAGGTTAAAAATATCGTAGATCAGTTTGAGGAGGTTGAGGACATTAATTCACTCTATGAATTGGTTaagatatttttatacaatttcGTCCAATTGTTGATTGAGGAACCTTTTGGAGAATTGACTACAGTTGAGGAAACCGCTGGGAGTGTTTCCTATGAATTTCAGCTCAACAAGTTAAGAAATGAATATCAAAAGTTTGGAGTCGTCATACCGGAATTCGTTGGACACAATGAGCAAAACCCACACACTCTCTCCTTAATTAAAGATTTAATCAAAAACCTgtaa